In Parasteatoda tepidariorum isolate YZ-2023 chromosome 2, CAS_Ptep_4.0, whole genome shotgun sequence, one DNA window encodes the following:
- the LOC107436944 gene encoding piwi-like protein Ago3, producing the protein MSDNNKPPEGYGRGGRGAILLAALKNQPRRPGQPPSSEPQASSASETTPEQPQLPTPPMGRGAFLQSLLAQGRGRAVVSVPTPAVPQATAQIEPTSVIDPVRPIGRGRGLLLSSILSESSSKQSSPSPSEASYAVSPVSSVPEKVSPVSPIPRKVSPVDTGKVSPPTSELEELTIGQYKGTSGTPLRMEVNYVRLKALPGKGIYEYHVSFEPTVDSKNMKFKLMKDPKVVEIIGPTKTFDGSKLYLPLRLDMSPMVVDVNMPTDNSLVNVSIKLIKKSSFCDCLHLYNLIFKQVMRILKMTQVGRNYFNPKGGIPIPQHRLEIWPGYVTAVQEYEGGVMLNCDCSFKVLRTVTARDVMNDAAKQRRGDVKEEIVKALVDCVVLTRYNNKTYRIDDVSWDMNPLSTFVSHNGAEISFMDYYKRSYDIDIEDSKQPLLISKAKKREMKEGEEPRLICLIPELCFMTGLTDEMRNDFKVMRDVASYTRVTPENRQLALMKFINDVATTPEARQCFERWNLELVSTPETLDGRLLKSETLTFGRGFQCQAGPEADWGRQATSSSVLVAVNFEKWVCVFPKRDAGKIREFLTMMQNVCPKMGINVKPPHLVEIMNDRTETYCQALKDMINPNVQMMVIIFPTKRDDRYSAVKKLCCIEAPVPSQVINLKTISDARKLRSVSQKIALQMNCKLGGELWSVAIPLNDLMVCGLDTYHDNSKGRRSVLAFVSTINQNRTRWFSMTTMQKQGQEVGDNLKIMFINALKKYYEVNHHLPEKIILYRDGVGDGQMDFISKYEVEQLTSCYKNFNLDYNPDLVVVVVQKRINTRMYAVEGYRGQKTLKNPPPGSILDHSVTRKKWYDFFLVSQHVRQGTVTPTHYVVIHDTSSLKPEYVQRITYKMTHLYYNWPGTVRVPAPCQYAHKLAYLVGQSLHKETHSDLSDRLFYL; encoded by the exons ATGTCTGATAATAATAAACCTCCCGAGGGTTATGGAAGAGGTGGTCGTGGTGCCATCCTTTTGGCAGCTCTAAAAAATCAGCCTCGTCGTCCTGGGCAACCACCTTCAAGTGAACCTCAAGCTTCTTCAGCAAGTGAAACAACACCAGAGCAACCTCAGTTACCTACTCCTCCTATGGGAAGGGGTGCATTTCTTCAATCTCTTCTGGCACAAGGAAGGGGCCGTGCTGTAGTTTCTGTCCCAACTCCAGCTGTTCCTCAAGCTACGGCGCAAATTGAACCAACTTCTGTGATCGATCCCGTACGACCTATTGGAAGAGGACGGGGTCTACTTTTAAGTAGCATTTTATCTGAAAGTAGTTCCAAACAATCATCTCCATCCCCATCAGAAGCAAGTTATGCAGTTTCTCCTGTAAGTTCTGTACCTGAAAAAGTGTCTCCTGTTAGTCCTATACCTAGAAAAGTCTCTCCAGTTGACACTGGAAAAGTATCTCCTCCAACTTCAGAATTAGAAGAACTAACGATCGGCCAATACAAAGGTACTTCTGGAACCCCATTGCGTATGGAAGTAAACTATGTGCGCTTGAAAGCTCTTCCTGGTAAAGGCATCTATGAGTACCATGTGAGTTTCGAACCTACCGTTGAtagcaaaaatatgaaatttaagttGATGAAAGATCCTAAAGTTGTGGAAATTATCGGTCCTACAAAGACTTTTGATGGCAGTAAACTGTACTTGCCGTTAAGATTAGACATGTCTCCTATGGTAGTAGATGTAAACATGCCAACAGATAATTCTTTAGTCAACGTATCAATAAAGCTGATCAAAAAGAGCTCATTTTGTGATTGTTTGCATTTGtataacttgatttttaaacaagTGATGAGGATACTGAAAATGACTCAG gTGGGACGAAACTATTTTAATCCCAAAGGAGGTATTCCCATTCCTCAGCATCGACTTGAAATTTGGCCTGGTTATGTAACTGCCGTACAAGAATATGAAGGTGGTGTAATGTTAAATTGTGActgttcttttaaagttttgagaaCGGTTACTGCCCGTGACGTTATGAATGATGCAGCCAAACAGAGAAGGGGGGATGTAAAGGAGGAGATTGTTAAGGCATTAGTGGATTGCGTTGTACTTACCCGATACAACAACAAGACATATCGAATTGATGATGTTTCTTGGGATATGAACCCATTGTCAACATTTGTCTCTCACAATGGTGCTGAAATATCATTTATGGATTACTACAAGAGATCTTATGATATTGATATAGAAGATTCAAAGCAACCTCTTTTAATAAGTAAAGCTAAAAAGCGGGAAATGAAAGAAGGGGAAGAGCCAAGGCTGATATGCCTCATTCCTGAACTATGTTTTATGACTGGGCTCACTGATGAAAtgagaaatgattttaaagtaatgagAGATGTTGCAAGTTATACTCGCGTGACACCAGAGAATCGACAATTGGCTCTTATGAAATTCATCAACGATGTAGCTACAACACCTGAGGCCAGGCAATGTTTTGAAAGGTGGAACTTAGAATTAGTATCTACACCAGAAACACTTGATGGACGACTTTTGAAGTCTGAAACATTGACATTTGGTAGAGGATTCCAATGCCAAGCTGGTCCAGAGGCAGACTGGGGACGACAAGCAACTTCCAGCAGTGTTCTTGTTGCtgttaactttgaaaaatggGTTTGTGTTTTTCCTAAACGTGATGCAGGGAAGATACGAGAATTCCTCACTATGATGCAAAACGTCTGTCCAAAAATGGGAATTAATGTGAAGCCGCCACATTTGGTTGAAATCATGAACGATCGCACCGAAACATATTGCCAAGCCTTGAAAGATATGATCAATCCTAATGTTCAAATGATGGTAATAATTTTCCCTACAAAAAGAGATGATCGTTACAGTGCTGTGAAGAAACTTTGCTGCATTGAAGCACCTGTGCCATCCCAAGTGATTAACTTAAAGACCATTAGTGACGCTAGGAAGTTAAGAAGTGTGTCTCAAAAAATTGCCCTTCAGATGAATTGTAAGTTAGGTGGAGAATTGTGGAGCGTGGCCATTCCCTTAAACGATCTCATGGTTTGTGGCCTGGATACTTATCACGATAATTCCAAAGGGAGACGCTCTGTCTTGGCTTTTGTTAGTACTATTAATCAAAACCGTACTAGATGGTTCAGTATGACAACAATGCAAAAACAAGGTCAAGAAGTTGGAGACAACTTAAAAATCATGTTCATTAATGCTCTCAAGAAGTACTATGAAGTAAATCATCACTTGCCTGAGAAGATTATACTGTACCGAGACGGAGTGGGTGATGGACAGATGGATTTTATTTCCAAGTACGAGGTTGAACAGCTCACCTcttgttacaaaaatttcaatttggacTATAATCCAGACTTGGTTGTTGTGGTCGTCCAAAAGCGTATCAATACCCGCATGTATGCAGTAGAAGGCTATAGAGGACAGAAGACTCTGAAGAACCCCCCTCCTGGCTCCATTCTTGATCATTCAGTCACACGCAAAAAGTGGTATGACTTTTTCCTTGTGTCACAGCATGTAAGGCAAGGCACTGTCACTCCTACACATTATGTCGTTATACATGACACTAGTTCACTCAAGCCTGAGTATGTGCAAAGAATTACTTACAAAATGACCCATTTGTATTATAATTGGCCTGGAACAGTCAGAGTTCCCGCTCCCTGTCAATATGCGCATAAATTAGCCTATTTAGTGGGTCAGAGCTTGCATAAAGAAACGCATTCAGATTTGTCTGATAGATTGTTTTATCTATAA
- the LOC107436943 gene encoding ras-related GTP-binding protein C gives MSYEEESGAYNTNFVVGSYNKDFEYGPDEPEAEFHDSDSEDQKPRILLMGLRRSGKSSIQKVVFHKMSPNETLFLESTNKIVKDDVSNSSFVQFQIWDFPGQIDFFDQTFDADMIFGGSGALVFVIDAQDEYMEALDRLKMTVARAQKVNPVIKFEVFIHKVDGLSDDHKIETQRDIHQRAHEDLIDAGLDNVNLNFYLTSIYDHSIFEAFSKVVQKLIPQLPALENLLDIFITNSAIEKAFLFDVISKIYIATDSTPVDMQSYELCCDMIDVVIDVSCIYGLKEDESSAFNSKSSNIIELNNSTVLYLREVNRFLALVCILREENFNKLALIDYNFHCFRQAIQDVFDVRFKTSESSGTHSTVENVLTNGHGD, from the exons ATg TCTTATGAAGAAGAGAGTGGTGCGTATAATACTAATTTTGTAGTTGGATcatataataaagattttgaatatGGACCTGATGAACCTGAAGCTGAATTTCATGATTCTGATTCTGAAGATCAAAAACCTAGAATTTTGCTCATGGGTCTGAGGAG aagTGGCAAATCATCTATTCAGAAagtagtttttcataaaatgtcacCAAATGAGACGTTATTCTTAGAGAGTACAAACAAAATTGTGAAAGATg atGTTTCCAATAGTTCATTTGTCCAATTCCAAATTTGGGATTTTCCTGggcaaatagatttttttgacCAAACATTTGATGCAGATATGATATTTGGTGGGAGTGGAGCACTTGTGTTTGTTATAGATGCTCAG GATGAATACATGGAAGCCTTGGATAGGTTGAAAATGACAGTTGCTCGTGCTCAGAAGGTGAATccagtaataaaatttgaagttttcatTCACAAAGTTGATGGACTCTCTGATGACCATAAAATAGAAACTCAAAGAGATATCCATCAACGAGCGCATGAGGATTTAATTGATGCTGGATTagataatgttaatttaaa tttctaTCTTACAAGTATATATGATCATTCAATATTTGAAGCTTTTAGCAAAGTTGTCCAGAAATTAATCCCACAGTTACCAGCTTTAGAAAATCTTCTTGACATATTTATTACT AATTCTGCTATAGAGAAGGCATTTTTGTTTGATGTTATCAGTAAAATCTACATAGCCACTGACAGCACTCCTGTAGATATGCAGTCATATGAGCTCTGTTGTGACATGATTGATGTCGTAATAGATGTTTCCTGTATCTATGG cTTAAAAGAAGATGAAAGTAGTGCATTCAACTCAAAGTCTTCGAATATAATAGAACTAAATAACAGTACAGTTCTATATCTAAGAGAAGTGAACAGATTTTTAGCATTAGTATGTATTTTAAGGGAAGAAAACTTCAATAAGctag cacttatagattataattttcattgctTTAGACAAGCTATACAAGATGTTTTTGATGTACGTTTTAAGACTTCAGAATCTTCAGGTACTCACTCAACTGTGGAAAATGTATTAACTAATGGTCATGGTGACTAA